The sequence AAATTCCATCATTTTCAATGATAGTTTTTACTATTTCTTTACCTTCGCTGACAACCTTTGCTCTTATAGAGCCATCATAGAGATAGACATACTCGCCAACCTTTAGCATAGGCAAAATTTGAGGCTGGTTTAGGCTTACTTTATAAATTCCTTTTCCCACTTTTTCACCGATGATCTCATCAGCATAGATACTTAGTTCATCACCAGCCTTTAGATAAAATGGCTCACTAAGCTTACCAACTCTGATCTTTGGGCCACAGATATCTTGTAAAATTCCTATTCTTTTATTTAGCTTTTTTTCGATATTTCTTATCTTGTCAATGTTTGATTTATGGTATTCGTGTGTCCCATGGCTAAAATTTAAACGAAAGACATTGACACCTGCTTTTACCATCGCCTCCATTGTCTCTTCATTATCACTCGCTGGCCCCAAAGTAGCTACGATTTTTGTCTTTTTTATCATTTTTATGCCCCATAAATTTGATTTTTGCGATTATAACACATTTTAATAATGTAATTTTTTGTATAATAGGCAAAATTTCAAAGGAGAAGATATGAATAAATTTTTATTAGCGTCTCTTGGTTTAGCAGCTGTTGCTTGCGTTGCTATGGGAGATGATAAAGTTTATAAGCTAAAGCTTGCTAGCTCATGGGAGAGTACTATGCCAGTGCTTGGTGATGTGCCAAAAGAGCTAAAGGACAAAGTTGAAAAGATGAGCAATGGCAGACTTGAGCTAAGGATTGATTATCCATCAAAGCATAAATCACCTTTTGCAATGCTTGATTTTGCTAAAAGCGGTCAATACGACATTACCTACACAAGTAGCTATTATTATAAAGGCAAAGATGCTAAAACTATATTTTTTACAGCAACTCCATTTATGATGAATACTGACGAGCAAACAGCTTGGTATGAATTTGGCGGTGGTAAGGAGCTTGAGGCAAAAGTTTACGATCCATACAATATCAAAATTTTTAGAGCTGGAAATACCGGCATGCAAATGGGTGGCTGGTTTAAAAAAGAGATAAAATCACTAGATGATATCAAAGGTTTAAAGATAAGAATTCCGGGCTTTGGTGGTGAAATTTACGCTAAACTTGGCGCTAACATCAATACTATCCCAACTGGTGAGCTTTATATGGCTCTTGAGATGGGAACGATCGACTCAGTCGAATGGGTAAGCCCAGCTTATGATATGGCGCTTGGCTTTCACAAAGTGGCAAAATACTACTACACAGGCTGGCAAGAGCCAAACGGTGAAACTCAGTTTTTCTTTAATAAAAAATCATACGAGAAGCTTCCAGATGATCTAAAAGCGATCTTTGAAGCAGCTGCAGCTGAAGTAGCAAGAGATGCAAATACAAAAGTATTTTATTCAAACGTCGAGTACTGGGATAAAATGAAGAGCGAGTATCCAGACATCCAAGTAAAATCTTTCCCTCCAGAAGTAATCGCAGCTCTTAAAAAAGCTACAAATGAACTTCTTGATGAAGAGAGTGCTAAAGATCCACTATTTAAAGAGATCGTCGAGTCGCAAAGAGCTTTCCTTAAAAAAGCAAGAGAATGGACTAAAATTTCAGACTACGCTTATATCAAAACAAACGAATAGTAAAATTTAGCAGGGATCTTCCCTGCTTTTTATATTTATTCTAATTACTTTCAATAAAAATTTTAATCAAAACGTTTTTATACAAGCCATAATTTTTTACAAAAATAAATACTGGCGGCTATTATAGATAGAAAATTTCTCTCATTGAGCGCTCTATCTTTGACTCATCGAGTGTATTGTTAAAAAATAAATTTAGTGCCAAGACCGCTTGATATAAAAGCATATCAGCGCCATCTTTTACGTCAAGGCTATTTTGCTTGGCCATTTTTAAAAATGGTGTTTGTTTGCCATAAATCACATCAAATGCGAATTTAGCATCTTTAAAAATGCTTTTTAAAATTTCTTTAGGTGCTGGTAAAAAATCATCCTTTAGGCCAGCAGAGGTTGAGTTAATGACTAGATCAAATTTTTGCTCTTCGTAGTTATCCCAGCTAAAGCATTTGTACTCATCTTTAAATTTCTCAAGCCTATCTTTGCTTCTATTTAGTATGCAAACATCAACGCCTTGTTCTTTTAATGCATAAGTTATGGCATTTGCAGTACCGCCTGCTCCAAGGACAATAGCTTTTTTTATATCTTTAAAATTTTTTATTGCTTTTAAAAATCCAGGCGCATCTGTATTGTATGCATAAATTTTGTCATTTTTAAGCACAAGCGTATTTGCAGAGCCTATTTTACGGGCTACATCTGAAGCTTCATCGGCTAAATTTAAAGCCCACTCTTTATGTGGAAGTGTTACGTTTGCACCGTTTAATTTTAAGGATTTAAATTTATTGATTAATTCGCTACCATCTTTTAGCAAGACTCTTGTATAAAGTGCTTTTAAGCCCAGGTCTGCAATGGCTTTATTGTGCAGCCTCGGAGATACCGAGTGAGCTATTGGATCTCCAAAGACTGCGAATGTTTTCATTTTGCTCTAAAGATAAAAGCGTCTTTATTGATATCTTTTCTAATATCGCCTACTGCTTTTTGAAGCGTTTTTTCATCAAATGGACCAACTAAAATTTTAGTCAGTTC is a genomic window of Campylobacter concisus containing:
- a CDS encoding TRAP transporter substrate-binding protein, whose translation is MNKFLLASLGLAAVACVAMGDDKVYKLKLASSWESTMPVLGDVPKELKDKVEKMSNGRLELRIDYPSKHKSPFAMLDFAKSGQYDITYTSSYYYKGKDAKTIFFTATPFMMNTDEQTAWYEFGGGKELEAKVYDPYNIKIFRAGNTGMQMGGWFKKEIKSLDDIKGLKIRIPGFGGEIYAKLGANINTIPTGELYMALEMGTIDSVEWVSPAYDMALGFHKVAKYYYTGWQEPNGETQFFFNKKSYEKLPDDLKAIFEAAAAEVARDANTKVFYSNVEYWDKMKSEYPDIQVKSFPPEVIAALKKATNELLDEESAKDPLFKEIVESQRAFLKKAREWTKISDYAYIKTNE
- a CDS encoding shikimate dehydrogenase; its protein translation is MKTFAVFGDPIAHSVSPRLHNKAIADLGLKALYTRVLLKDGSELINKFKSLKLNGANVTLPHKEWALNLADEASDVARKIGSANTLVLKNDKIYAYNTDAPGFLKAIKNFKDIKKAIVLGAGGTANAITYALKEQGVDVCILNRSKDRLEKFKDEYKCFSWDNYEEQKFDLVINSTSAGLKDDFLPAPKEILKSIFKDAKFAFDVIYGKQTPFLKMAKQNSLDVKDGADMLLYQAVLALNLFFNNTLDESKIERSMREIFYL